From the genome of Carassius gibelio isolate Cgi1373 ecotype wild population from Czech Republic chromosome A16, carGib1.2-hapl.c, whole genome shotgun sequence, one region includes:
- the LOC128030738 gene encoding nectin-2 isoform X2: MNMSGLLSALILLIIQGSLAQHVRVEPEVVSYPGQTVTLRCQFQNPGATQLTQVSWIFEPTNGDRTNIAVFHPSFGANYPTISPVSGRVSFVTDPPSLENPSIKIREVKMTDEGRYICEYATYPSGNEQGVTSLIMLAKPKNLATKVTVPAGKTPVIVARCESSNGRPAATISWSTALNGNVTTPIETKNPDNTITVQSVYMLAPQPSDNGKDISCVVSHRTMTQPETFPMKLVVEYPPRVQIVGYDNNWYRGRTSAFLTCQADGNPSPTTVTWKTLSGLMPETVQVQENRLAVQKVDDTLNTTFICEVKNRLGYGRDQISVFVREPGLSKPAWKLLQFLKTLIRPFVCD; encoded by the exons ATGAACATGTCAGGACTGTTGAGCGCACTCATTCTCCTAATTATTCAAG GGTCGTTGGCTCAGCACGTGAGGGTGGAGCCAGAAGTCGTGTCATATCCTGGTCAGACAGTGACACTGCGATGCCAGTTTCAGAACCCAGGCGCAACACAGCTCACTCAG GTGTCATGGATCTTTGAACCGACTAATGGAGATCGAACCAACATTGCAGTATTCCATCCAAGTTTTGGAGCAAATTACCCAACAATTTCCCCTGTATCGGGACGTGTCAGTTTTGTAACAGATCCGCCCTCTTTGGAGAACCCATCCATTAAGATCAGAGAAGTGAAGATGACCGATGAGGGCCGATATATCTGTGAATATGCCACCTACCCTTCTGGCAACGAACAGGGCGTCACTTCGCTGATCATGCTGG CTAAACCGAAGAACTTAGCTACAAAAGTCACAGTTCCCGCCGGCAAAACCCCAGTCATCGTGGCGCGCTGTGAATCATCCAATGGCCGTCCGGCAGCGACTATTTCTTGGTCCACAGCGCTTAACGGAAATGTGACGACGCCGATTGAGACGAAAAATCCTGATAATACGATCACCGTCCAGAGTGTCTACATGCTGGCTCCACAGCCGTCGGATAATGGCAAAGACATCAGCTGCGTGGTGTCACACCGTACCATGACCCAACCGGAGACCTTCCCCATGAAACTTGTTGTTGAAT aTCCTCCCCGGGTGCAGATCGTAGGGTATGACAACAACTGGTACAGGGGTCGGACCAGTGCATTTTTGACCTGTCAGGCAGATGGAAACCCCAGCCCCACCACTGTCACCTGGAAAAC TTTGTCTGGACTGATGCCCGAAACGGTGCAGGTGCAGGAAAATCGGCTCGCTGTGCAGAAGGTGGATGACACCCTCAACACCACCTTCATCTGTGAGGTCAAAAACCGTTTGGGGTACGGCAGAGATCAGATCTCCGTCTTCGTGAGGG